A section of the Adhaeribacter radiodurans genome encodes:
- a CDS encoding recombinase family protein, with translation MKIGYARVSTQDQKLELQLDALTRQGCELVFQEKKSGKNKERPELEKLLGQLRSGDTVVVWKLDRLGRSLRDLIDLVAEFQSRGVDFVSLQDGINTATSTGRFTFNIFASLAEFEREIIKERTKAGLVAAKARGRAGGRPSGLTPEAMEKARSAKVLSESGKRAEEIAKILGISRATCYRYLGLTF, from the coding sequence ATGAAAATAGGTTACGCTCGGGTCAGCACCCAGGACCAAAAATTAGAACTGCAATTAGACGCTCTCACCCGGCAGGGATGTGAGCTGGTGTTTCAGGAAAAGAAATCAGGTAAGAACAAGGAACGGCCGGAGCTGGAGAAATTGCTGGGTCAACTTCGGTCCGGCGATACGGTGGTGGTGTGGAAGCTAGATCGGCTGGGTAGGTCCTTGCGCGATTTGATTGACCTGGTAGCCGAGTTTCAAAGTAGGGGAGTAGACTTCGTGAGTTTACAAGACGGCATCAACACGGCTACTTCCACTGGTCGATTTACTTTTAACATCTTTGCTTCTTTAGCCGAATTTGAACGCGAGATTATTAAAGAACGAACCAAAGCAGGCTTAGTGGCAGCCAAAGCTCGCGGCCGAGCAGGAGGGAGGCCTAGTGGTTTGACACCCGAAGCCATGGAAAAAGCCAGGTCCGCGAAAGTTCTTTCCGAATCAGGTAAGCGAGCAGAGGAGATTGCTAAGATACTGGGTATCTCTCGAGCTACTTGTTACCGTTATCTTGGATTGACATTTTAA
- a CDS encoding Crp/Fnr family transcriptional regulator — protein MLNTFKEHINKFAEASNDEFDEIQKFFDLKDVAKKENLLEEGQICRHHYFVLSGLLRKFYINEKGMEQTTEFAIETWWMTDNIAYERKISSQFYIQAVEKSKILCITQDNQEKLVKAFPGMERYFRFVYQRAYAAAQMRIKYLYSLSKEEFYFQSIERYPEFAQRIPQYLLASYLGFTPEYLSEIRKKRIS, from the coding sequence ATGTTGAATACTTTCAAAGAACATATAAACAAATTCGCAGAAGCTTCTAACGATGAATTTGATGAAATTCAAAAATTCTTTGACCTCAAAGATGTAGCTAAAAAAGAAAACTTACTAGAGGAAGGACAAATTTGCAGACACCATTATTTTGTACTAAGCGGCTTGCTACGAAAGTTTTACATCAATGAAAAAGGCATGGAACAAACCACCGAATTTGCCATAGAAACTTGGTGGATGACCGACAACATTGCTTACGAACGCAAGATCTCTTCCCAATTTTATATCCAAGCAGTAGAAAAATCTAAGATTCTTTGTATCACACAAGACAATCAGGAAAAACTGGTAAAAGCATTTCCGGGTATGGAACGCTATTTCCGTTTTGTTTACCAGCGGGCTTACGCCGCAGCCCAAATGCGTATTAAATATCTTTACTCCCTTTCCAAAGAAGAGTTTTATTTTCAATCAATTGAAAGGTATCCCGAATTTGCACAACGTATTCCCCAGTACTTACTCGCTTCCTATTTGGGATTCACACCCGAATATCTAAGTGAAATTCGTAAAAAGCGTATTTCTTAA
- a CDS encoding helix-turn-helix domain-containing protein has translation MDITNFPEHLFENNYTETSDLQITNYEVYKHVSKNKINLNKNVFSFLLDGQKNIHFSNDIVSIDDTQSLLLASGNFLTTEIIGANSYSCLLFFFSQKNINNFLLKYGHLFNPNDFNKAATSSPYFLIEKDNFIMHFINSIQQIHGLNQTISQKILELKFEEIMLYLADKYGQFFFVYLHSLLINERELSFKMVIEKNLYTSLNIDEVAFLCNMSLSTFKRKFIQVYQESPGKWFQLKRLNKAKKLLLNNEATPSEIYMDFGYDSLSNFSTAFKNEFGYSPKNIMKT, from the coding sequence ATGGACATTACAAATTTTCCAGAACATTTATTTGAAAATAACTACACGGAGACATCAGACCTACAAATTACTAACTACGAAGTGTATAAACATGTTTCCAAAAATAAGATTAACCTAAACAAAAATGTATTCAGTTTTTTGTTGGACGGACAAAAGAACATTCACTTTTCAAATGACATCGTTTCGATAGATGATACACAATCCTTACTCCTTGCATCGGGAAATTTTTTAACAACAGAAATTATAGGGGCAAATAGTTATAGTTGCCTACTCTTTTTCTTTTCTCAAAAAAACATTAATAATTTTTTATTGAAATATGGGCATTTATTTAACCCAAATGATTTTAATAAAGCAGCCACCAGTAGTCCTTATTTCCTTATAGAAAAAGACAATTTTATTATGCATTTTATTAATTCTATTCAACAAATTCATGGCTTGAATCAAACAATCTCTCAAAAGATTCTGGAATTGAAATTTGAAGAAATTATGCTGTATCTGGCTGATAAGTATGGGCAATTTTTTTTTGTTTATCTACATTCATTGTTAATCAATGAAAGAGAATTATCTTTTAAAATGGTCATTGAAAAAAATCTGTACACGAGTTTGAATATTGATGAGGTCGCTTTTCTATGCAATATGAGCCTGTCTACTTTTAAGCGAAAATTTATACAAGTATATCAAGAGTCTCCAGGAAAATGGTTTCAACTAAAACGGCTCAACAAAGCCAAAAAATTATTGCTTAATAATGAAGCGACACCATCAGAAATCTATATGGACTTTGGTTATGACAGCTTATCAAATTTTAGCACAGCCTTTAAAAATGAATTTGGTTACAGTCCAAAAAACATTATGAAAACTTGA
- a CDS encoding carboxymuconolactone decarboxylase family protein — translation MQKRFNIKAAAPNALKAMIGLETYLSQCSISKTTKELIKIRASQINGCAYCINIHTQDAIKNGETTQRIFLLNAWREAEGIFTEEEKAVLAITEEITLIHQNGLADDTYTNALQFFSETQIADIITAVITINLWNRVVLSTHLLIGQSLA, via the coding sequence ATGCAAAAACGATTCAACATTAAAGCAGCAGCTCCCAATGCGCTAAAGGCAATGATTGGTTTAGAAACCTATCTTTCACAGTGTTCTATATCCAAAACGACCAAAGAACTTATTAAAATCCGTGCTTCACAAATCAACGGGTGTGCCTATTGTATCAACATCCATACGCAAGACGCCATTAAAAATGGTGAAACGACCCAGCGTATTTTTTTGCTGAATGCCTGGCGAGAAGCCGAAGGTATTTTTACGGAAGAAGAAAAAGCAGTGTTGGCTATCACGGAAGAGATAACGTTAATCCATCAAAATGGATTAGCGGACGACACTTATACAAACGCCTTACAATTCTTTAGCGAAACACAAATTGCAGATATTATAACGGCCGTTATTACCATCAATCTATGGAACAGGGTTGTACTAAGCACCCATCTGCTGATAGGACAAAGTTTGGCATAA
- the ltrA gene encoding group II intron reverse transcriptase/maturase: MIEKVLHRGNLLQAYRQVRANQGSAGVDGMPVSRLAAYLQVSKDRIVTAIANGSYLPQPILGVEIPKSNGQKRLLGIPTVTDRLLQQAVNQVIAPLFELAFKPYSYGFRPNRNAQQAVLQAQKHIHAGYQHIVDMDLKSFFDEVDHCLLLQLVYRKVKCPLTLRLIRKWLRAPMLIQGKLTKRRKGVPQGSPLSPLLSNILLHELDKELEKQGWRYVRYADDFSVYTKSEAAARQVGNSLFLFLKNKLRLPINREKSGIRRPVDFQILGYRFVPTYRKGDKGKYQLVVAEKAWVKLKQSLKAITRKTTPSTFEERMEQLKEVQRGWVNYFRLASIQGKLKEVDSWLRNRLRHCIWHDWKKPERKRKNLIRLGVPAGQAYAWSRTRKGGWAVAQSPMLGTTITLQRLVKRGYESLLDYYKKVALQLNEPLYARPARTVV, translated from the coding sequence ATGATTGAGAAAGTACTCCACCGGGGCAACCTGCTCCAGGCTTACCGCCAAGTGCGGGCCAACCAAGGTTCGGCCGGGGTGGACGGTATGCCCGTGAGTAGATTAGCCGCATACCTGCAAGTCAGCAAAGATCGGATTGTCACGGCTATTGCGAATGGCAGCTACCTTCCTCAGCCCATCTTAGGAGTAGAAATACCCAAGAGCAACGGTCAGAAACGCCTGTTAGGCATTCCCACCGTCACCGACCGGCTGCTGCAACAGGCGGTAAACCAAGTCATCGCGCCCTTGTTTGAGCTGGCGTTCAAACCCTACAGCTACGGCTTTCGCCCCAATCGGAATGCCCAGCAGGCAGTATTGCAGGCTCAGAAGCATATCCATGCCGGTTACCAGCATATCGTGGACATGGATCTGAAAAGCTTCTTCGATGAAGTAGATCACTGCCTGCTCTTGCAACTGGTATACCGCAAGGTTAAATGCCCGCTCACCCTGCGCCTGATCCGCAAATGGTTGCGGGCTCCTATGCTTATCCAGGGAAAGCTAACCAAACGCCGCAAAGGGGTACCGCAAGGCAGTCCGTTGAGCCCGCTGCTCTCCAACATCCTGCTCCACGAACTGGATAAAGAGCTGGAAAAGCAAGGCTGGCGGTACGTGCGCTATGCCGATGACTTCAGTGTTTACACCAAAAGTGAAGCAGCAGCCCGACAGGTGGGCAACAGTCTTTTCCTGTTCCTGAAAAACAAGTTGCGATTACCCATCAATCGGGAAAAGAGCGGCATTAGACGACCAGTAGATTTCCAGATACTAGGTTACCGGTTTGTGCCCACTTACCGGAAAGGGGACAAAGGTAAATACCAGCTGGTGGTGGCCGAAAAGGCTTGGGTTAAGCTCAAACAAAGTCTGAAAGCCATTACCCGCAAAACCACACCCAGTACCTTTGAGGAGCGTATGGAGCAACTCAAAGAAGTGCAGCGGGGTTGGGTCAACTACTTCCGTTTGGCTAGTATTCAGGGAAAGTTAAAAGAAGTGGATAGTTGGTTACGCAACCGGCTGCGCCATTGCATTTGGCATGACTGGAAGAAACCCGAGCGGAAAAGAAAGAACCTGATACGGCTAGGTGTTCCGGCGGGACAGGCTTACGCCTGGAGCCGGACCCGGAAGGGCGGCTGGGCGGTGGCCCAAAGTCCGATGCTGGGGACTACCATTACCCTCCAGCGACTGGTAAAGAGGGGATATGAATCGTTGCTCGATTACTACAAGAAAGTAGCTCTACAACTTAACGAACCGCTGTATGCGAGACCCGCACGTACAGTGGTGTGA
- a CDS encoding putative quinol monooxygenase, with the protein MKKLGLLVRLEAKRGKEKNVEEFITSALPLANEEARTITWYAFRIDASTFGIFDTFSDEEGREAHLGGKIAKALMENAPELLATAPSIEKLDVLAAK; encoded by the coding sequence ATGAAAAAATTAGGATTATTAGTTCGACTAGAAGCAAAACGTGGAAAAGAAAAAAATGTTGAAGAGTTTATTACAAGTGCATTGCCACTTGCTAATGAAGAAGCGCGTACTATTACATGGTATGCGTTCCGTATTGACGCTTCTACATTTGGCATTTTTGACACTTTTTCAGATGAAGAAGGCAGAGAAGCACATCTTGGTGGCAAGATTGCAAAGGCGTTAATGGAAAATGCACCTGAATTGTTGGCTACTGCACCATCTATTGAGAAATTGGACGTTTTAGCGGCTAAATAA
- a CDS encoding ImmA/IrrE family metallo-endopeptidase — protein MNRKRLRQIEKCAEDSLRMFDLYSEPIDVSALAKNLNLNIIYHDLAEDISGLLITNLGQSTIGVNSNNIEFRQRFTIAHEIGHYLLEHQREGVFIDKPSNLFTIVYRDQNSSTGEFLQEREANAFAAALLMPRELVNLAIKNTKFNFEDDQVDVIQCLAIKFKVSSQAMGFRLANLDLLW, from the coding sequence ATGAATCGTAAAAGATTAAGGCAAATAGAAAAATGTGCTGAAGATAGTCTAAGGATGTTCGATTTATATTCCGAACCTATAGATGTCTCCGCATTAGCTAAAAATTTAAATCTTAATATTATCTATCATGATTTAGCCGAGGATATTTCTGGACTATTGATTACTAATTTAGGCCAATCAACAATTGGTGTAAATTCTAATAATATAGAATTTAGGCAACGATTTACCATTGCGCACGAGATAGGGCATTATTTACTTGAACATCAACGTGAAGGAGTGTTTATTGATAAGCCAAGTAATCTATTTACTATTGTGTATCGTGATCAAAATTCATCAACGGGTGAATTTCTACAAGAACGTGAAGCTAATGCATTTGCTGCAGCCTTATTAATGCCAAGAGAACTAGTGAATTTAGCTATAAAAAATACTAAATTTAACTTTGAAGATGATCAAGTAGATGTAATTCAATGCCTTGCAATTAAGTTTAAAGTTAGTAGTCAAGCCATGGGATTTAGATTAGCTAATCTGGATTTACTTTGGTAA
- a CDS encoding helix-turn-helix transcriptional regulator has protein sequence MSYLSQIEFYVVIGQNIRACRMKLNMSQTDLASKINLSRTSIVNIEQGRQHPSLYLLSLIANVLKIGVHDLIPNNVVPASKDEELNSVLTKAIFKTGISESSQEKLRSFTDKIINSGNES, from the coding sequence ATGAGTTATTTGAGTCAAATAGAGTTTTATGTGGTGATAGGCCAGAATATCCGTGCTTGCCGTATGAAACTTAACATGAGCCAGACTGATCTTGCTTCTAAAATAAATTTAAGCAGAACATCTATCGTCAACATTGAACAAGGAAGACAACATCCATCCTTGTACTTACTAAGTCTGATAGCCAATGTATTAAAAATAGGAGTACATGATTTAATTCCTAACAATGTAGTTCCTGCATCCAAAGATGAAGAACTCAATAGCGTTTTAACGAAAGCCATTTTTAAGACTGGAATAAGTGAAAGTTCCCAGGAAAAACTTAGAAGCTTTACAGATAAAATTATAAACTCTGGAAATGAATCGTAA